The sequence CACGGTGGAGCTAGACCGACGCAGGGCGTGGCCAAACAGGACGCGGCTGACCCCTTACCCTTTGTGCTTTTGGTGAAAACTGTTAATATTAAGtatcagctaaaaaaaaattaaccagaGGAAGAAAGGAGGATTCTGTCATGTGAACAGCTgagggaagagagagaaaatgaaagacaaaagaaaagaatttgTATTATCAGAATATCTAAAACTTTCAACATGTCAGACTGAACTCAGAGACCAGAGATTTATAATAATAACTGATCATAACCTCCACAGTTTAATAAATTACCAGTTAATGAATCATTAGGCTGCAGCTCTAAAGGAATCAGTCAGACTGAATCAGTTCCTGGTTCTAGTTCAGTAGAAACGTGACAATTAGAGCCAGACGTGTTGGAGATCTGCAGCTGAGACGGCTAGTTCATGCTAGCGCCTTATGCTAGTTCATTATGCTAGTTCATTATGCTAGTTCATGGTAGCACCTTATGCTAGTTCATTATGCTAGCACCTTATGCTAGTTCATGCTAGTTACTTATGCTAGTTCATTATGCTAGCACCTTATGCTAGTTAGATTTGCTAGTTCATGCTAATCCTCCCGTCTGTCCACCCGTCCCCTCTGTCTGATTTAACATTAAACAGGAAAGGCTCTGAGCtgagaggtggaggaggaggtggaggtttGGAGGAGGTGCAGCTCTTCCCTGTGAGGAGCTGAGCATCAGGAGCGTCGGCGGGGCCGGGGTTAGGTATCACATACCGGGGGTCCCGGATCCCAAATCAGCCCCGTCTAGACTCTCTGGCACCTGCTTCTGCTCATTTACCGCAGACGGCCACCGGGGGCCACCGGGGGCCGCCGGGGGCCCGCAGCCTGCTCCGCCTCCGCTGCTGCTCCTGGACGGTGACCCCATTGAAGGGGTGGGGGATCAGATCAGTGAGAAGTGACGGAGGAAAGGTGGGAACAGAAAAGTTTATTACTGATGTTTTCACACCCGGGCGGacctgctgagtcagcagagacTTTCTGGGACTAAAGTCAACAATCAggcagaaaacatgtttacagtgCTTTGAAAAGTATTCATGACCTTTGAACCTCAATGTTTGtttcacattacaaacacaaacagaagggAAAGTGTAtccttcctcctttctctccttccagcaggacaTCCAGTCAAAGACATTATGGACTgggttagaatggcctagtcaaagtccaaaccttaaTTAGGGGCGGTATGGACTCagaagttttatcacaatattttgtggtactgttgttataataaaagtttaggtaactgtatgacAGTGTGTCACAGTGATTATagtcccacaaacacaaacatcgCGCTTGAAAAACGTTCCCGTCTGTAACGCgtttctttaggacaccagtcgGGTTTATATCAGTAAACTGAACAACATGACTGCATTTCCAGTTAGTATTgcatttattggtattttattgatgcttttattaaacaaacactgaagagaaagaagaaaactatgAATGCTGACAGTAATGGCAGTTAAAGggtgttttaaatattattaattcaaaatgatcaaaaaaacgataaatcaaaaatacttagaaaaacttttaatgatAGGATAAATGTCCACCTTTCACCTGAATCCCTCTGAGAATCTGCAGAAATGGTTGAAAGTGATGTTTTCAGATGTGTTTCATGGAGCAGAAACTTCAGCAGACGACAGAACTGATGCAggaaaacatctgcagaaaacGGATTCAGGAAGCCGAACACAGATCCGAGCTTTACTTCCCCGTTAATAAAAACTGCTTCTTCACATTAAACCTGTCATATTATCATCACTTATAAAACttaatgaagctaaaacttACAGTTAACTTATTAACCCATAACGTCTGTAAATGAGCCTCAATCAGCTGCTAACGTCCAACAATCTGATCCGTTTTGGTTTCCTTTTCCTTTGGGCTGCAAACGACCCACAGAAATACGATAATCACAAATTCATGTTCTCTCCTCTCTTCAGGATAATGTGTTCATCTTTCCCTATGCTGAGTTTCCCCAAAAGAAGagaactaaataataaaactaatttattttattataacagTTCTATTTCTATCTGTCTGTGTTTCCTCTTCAGACTAAAACTAAAAGTCTGAGGATCTCTGCTGTGGATGTGAGAAAAAACATTCATCTCTTTCATTTAGTCCAAGTCTCTCAAGCAGGATCAGTGAGAGCGAGGGAGGCGGGGccgaggtcagaggtcacatccTGGTCACGCTGCCGAGGTTCTGATCTGCTGCCGACTCGACCTTCTGAACAAACAGCCGAGCCTCACATCCACATCTGGACAGCATTTACACCCAATCCCAGCAAGCTAACGCCGCGCGGCGCCGGCCAATCAGCTGACAGGAGAGGAGCCGGCGACCGGGTCGGCTGGCGACCGGGTCGGCTGGGTCAGGAGGGAGCGCCCGCAACGCGGCGGCAGCTAACGCTCCAAACGCTGCGAGCAAATAAGGCTGAGGTGGAAACTTTGTTTTCCCACAGAGGGAATCTGATTCTGGGctgatctggatcagaaccgcaGACAGAACCTGGAGAAATGTCAGGTTGGGTTCCTTCTCTCTGAGTGGGACCGTTTGTAAATAACTGAGGTTATAAGAGGAAAAAAGggactgatttttaaaagtcaaacttttgccataatattaattcatttataaatgttatagattaaaaatacttaattagaaacataattattaatttaaaaattaaaatacattttatttagcaaggtaaatatttagcatgaCTTTAAATATCCAactcaaaactaaatatttaactttgtaCTTAAATATATAATGAGCAAAATCCATATTTAGCTTCATaccaaataaaatcagcttgttaaatatttactttgataaCTAAACatgtaatttgtaaaattaataactATGTTGCTAATtaagtatttagttttaaactgaaatttgaAGCTAATTATCTAACTAGttaagtaaacatttatttagcttcaaactaactACTGAGCAAGTAATTACCTTGCTAACTAATTAGTTAGCAACTAATTAGCTAACTATCTAAATAGTTAActagctacatatttagcttgctaactaaatatttggtcTGCTTCAATTTAAACTGAGCTAAATATCTAGCTTGACGCTAGCTATACCTTTggccaaactaaatatttaattagcaagctGCCtcgtaagctaaatatttagctgtaaaTATTAGGTCAGAGCTAAATATTAATGCTAATTTGTCAATTTGTTTTTGGAAgtggactatcaaaataaaagctgggtctTACAAGCTGCTATAGAAACTGCCGCTGTTGGACTGGTGCATCACCGAGTCTGTAGATTCACTGGAAATCATTTAGATTCCCCTTAAAACGGCTAATCCTAAATTTAAACCTGATATGTCAAACATGTCAAGAGGAAAACCCAGAACCCGGTCAGAACCTGAACCGATGTCAGGCTCAGTTCCCTCCCAGCGTCTCTAACTGCGGGCGCCTCGACGTTAGCCAGTCTCACCTGCGGTATGCAGTCGGTGTGAGCAAACACGGACTTGAATCTGTCGTCCATGCTGATGTGGTACAGGACGCACATGGCCAGCTGCCTCTGCGCCTCGTcagctgcaacacaaacacaggcaGGAGGCGGGTCAGCCATGAATGACCGCTTGTCCCGCAACGCGCCGCAGGACGCCGCCGACCACATCCAGGAGGGGCCCACTGTTCCTGGACAAATATTACCGGCCTGAATGGACTGTTTAACAGCCGGGGGTCGGAGGTCAACCGCAGGCGGCTGCAGCTTCTCACGGCTCTGCAGCCGACagtggaaaacagaaaactacagttggctgaaaacaaacaggtttttacattttggactGCTGTCATTTTTACATTGGTCCTGAAGGGCTGCTGCttttgctgtttgctgctgttttcttcatCAATTACCAAAGATAAATTAGATTCATTCATGCACAGTGTTCCATTCCAGTTTACTCCAGGTATCTGACAGATGcaggtaaataataaaattaacatccaTTTAACAATTAAGTATAGAACAGAAGAATAGAAGCAGTTTTTATTGTCCTAAAATTCAGGTGCAACAGCAGTGtcttttttaaactaatatttcaCGCTCTGCCTGCCGGCCTTTTCAACTAGaagttaaaaacagaatataaaaaacaaggctaacaatgataataatattaaaaataatatacaatattGGACTGAAAcgtaaaaatgaatttattaaaaaacaacaggacTCACGATGCCGGATCAACTCTTTGTGtattgaacatatttacattacAGGCAGAGAATCAAACGttcacttttacaaataaagatgatttattccagattttattGGACTGAGACCGATTAAAGATCAAGTTTTATTGCAGTTTAGTCCAAATTTATATTGATTATATTATGTAGAATTAATAAGTAACTACaaattctgttatttattgttgtaataGTAAGTTTTAACTATCAGCATTTCAGAATCTATGCCATCTATATCTACGTCTGCCTGTTGGGTTCTGCTGTCTGCGATCTTTGGACCTTCCACAGAATCTTTTAAAAccaacagatgttttaaaatatagatataataataaatgcaggttttatttcCAGTAATATTTCCTTTCATCCAGTCTGGAATGTTTctttagaataattttataTCAGCATCCtgtacagaaaaatgtgaatttatggcaaaaattttcatatttctcttgATTATAAAACCTAAAAGCATTATGATTCTCTGAAACACGACAGTTTTCTGAgatcatatttttataaaaatgatctgttttcttttttaaaggcTCACATCGACACTCCTTCACATCTCCGCTCTGATTGGCCCATTTTATCATCGTTATggtttcacttcctgctgtttgACTTGACGTTAGCCAGTTTCACTGCTGTTCTTGTGGATGAAGGAGAGAAGCTGCCACCGGTGCAGAGCTTGCTCAGCAGCGGCAGCAGACGGCTCGGACATCGGACCGGTGTCGTCCAGGGCGGGAAAAATCCAGGAGGAGGAACCAGGACTGGAGCTCAGGTCTTCCTTCAGACGGGACGGGAGGGGATCTGATCTGCAGGGGTCACGACCTCTCGTCAGGCCTGGACACAAAggctctcctctcctctcagGCGCAGCGGGGCCTTCACGCCGCGCGGCGGATGAAAGGCGGGAAGCCGGCGGATGATTGATGGCGCCGGCGTCGGCGTGCGGAGCCCAGCGGACTCTCGCTGATTCAGGCCGACCCAACAGTGTCACAACTATGAGGCGGCGCGATATTTCAGGGACCTTCCTGCAGGCCCCCCCCCCAGAACCTCTGATGACTCCTTTGCTTCTCCGACTCGCTGCTACAAAAACAAGCTGCGCTCCGAGGTTCTGCCGTGTTAttctaacaaatatattccgtTAATTATGTTCTGCTATCGGATCCGCCCCCCGAGACGCTTCAGAGCCTCCGCCCAGACACGATGCCCGTAACCACGGAAACCGCTTACCCAGCAGAGAGGAGAGCCTGGGAACGAGGCCGGCCCGGACCATCTGGCCGCGCAGCGCCGTGTCGAAGGACAGGTTGAGCAGCAGCCGACAGGTGGCGCTCTGGAGCTCCTGGTGGTCGCAGGGAACCAGGCGGGCCAGCTTCTCCACGGCGGCCGCCTCGGCCTGGGGGGACAGGGAGCGACGGTCAGAACACGGCAGGAGCCGGTCCAAACAACAAGAATATTAGAAACAGGCTGGGAGGAGCTCAGCTCTGCAACACCAGGAGGTCAACCGAAGGAGGAGGGCAAAGGTCAGGGCAACGGGCCTAAAGTTTAAATACCTGCAGGGTGGGAGTCCagactggaaaaataaagatcTAAAACCAGAACGACCGAACACACGGCTGCTTCCTGGTTCTGGATTCAGTTCTGCAAACATCTGGATTTGTCGCTAGTTGCATCTTTTCCCTCCAACCAGTTAACccggaaccggaaccggaaccggaaccggTCCCTGTGGTCGCTACCCGGGCTGTTCCTCCCGTCCTGCAGGTGGAAGCGTTGAGCTGATGAACGTCTCGGCTCAGAATTGGACCCGGGTTCTGAACGGATCAGAGCGGAGCCACCAGTTCATTTGCTGCTCTGACCCGACCTGCTCCCAGTTAAACCAGTTGCTGCTACTGTGTGGGAAACCAGCAGAGCTGCTTAATCAGCTGCAGCCTGGATCAATTACAGCCGGAGTTCTGCTTCCATCAGCAGAGACCCGGGTCCAGCCGCTGAGCAGAACCACCCGGTCAGAAACCCGACCCGTTAACCCACCAGAACCGTCCTGCTGGACATTTACTCTGAATCAAAGATGCAGATTAAACCGGGTCCTAACCGGGTCTGGTTCTGATAAAAACCCGCCAGCTGATCAGAACCAGGTGGATTCTGGGAGCGATCCACATTCACTGCAGGAgacagaacaaataaatacaagaaattaCTTCAACAGCCAATCAGGTGAAGCTTTCTCAGCAGTTCTGCGTTCTGATTGGCCGGTTCCCGTCCGGCTGCGAGTGAAACCAGGAAGAATTGAACCAACAACCTGctgggcagcagcagcagctggaaaccAGGGAAGTAAATCCGACCACAGATTTAATGAAACCCTGAGAGAACCGGACCCTGATGACCTGCTGAAGACCTGGACCCGTCGGACGGCATGAAGTAGGCCTCAGAAATAACACGTCTGACCCAACAGcccagagagagaaagaagaaagaacggaagacaagaaaaagaaataaataaagacagacCAAAGGAAagggacagaaaacaaaaggaagaaaagacacaaaaatgaagaaagagaCAGTTATGgagtgacctagtcaaagtctgagaTTCTGTAGTTTGACTCTAAACAGTCGATCCTGCATTGAAACCCTTGAATGTGACTGAATTAAACCAATTCTGTGAATCGGAGCCGATCAAAGTTCCTCcataataaatctgaatttaatgaggttgtttttaatttggtgtaataaaaataaaatctttacaaacTTTAACCAACATGCTGTAAACTTTCACTCACTTTTACAACGTGGTTTAATGTTCAATGCAGAAATACTTTCAGGTTAAATATTTCGTTTTAATCTGGATTACAGATGTTTTATAGAgactaaatctgaaaataaatacaagaagaGAAATCCTCCGTCTCACCATGTGGCTGTTTGTCCTTCTATTGTCATcatgttgttctgttttgtttgttttgttgtttttttagtttttaagttaCCATGTCGTTCTTGTTCTCCAGGAAGATGGAGAGCTTCTTGAGGAAGGACACggccaccagcagcagctcctggtcGTCGCGCTCCAGCAGCTTCACCAGCATCTGGACGATGTTTTTGTTCCTCATCTTCAGCTCCGTCCGCGTGTCCTCAGCCAGATTCAGCAGCAGATACAGAGACACTGCAGACCAGGAGCAGACAGAGGTTCACCTGGCTGGGCGGGGTCACAGCTGGAGGTCACAGCTGGAGGTCACAGCTGGAGGTCACAGCTGGAGGTCTGTACCTTTGAGTAGCTGCTCCTGCTTGGCCAGCAGACTCTGGTACTTCCTCAGCGACTTGTCGTGATCCTTCCTCAGACTCTGGTTGTCGGGGAACTCGTCAGGTGAATCTCGTTAAGGAGCTCAGACCAGCGGCGGATCGTTAATCAGCTGCGCGGCTGCAGGTCGGGCCTAAAGGATATCggccttcttcttcttctgcagctcgTCCTTCCACAACTCGAAGCGCTTCAGCTCGTGCTCCACGATGTTCATGCAGAGGGCGCCGATCTTGAAGTGGGTCACCAGGCTGTGAAACTGGGAGAAGCTGGGAAGACAGGAGAAGCATCCAGGACTTTAAACCTGGACGCTGCAGTGAAACcacaagtttacatacactaGATAAAGAGACGCATTCTTATCTCACCAAGTGAAATCAGACCAAACCTCTCCGGTTCCAGGTTGTcagaattactaaaattattcatatctGACAGCAGCGCCACGTTTTCCTGGTTTAcctggagaaacagaagaagacgGAAACGATGGTGGTTGCCAGGTCAACGCTCTGCTTCCAGTCCTCTCTCAGCACTCTGGCCAGTGCTCCCAGTACCACCtctgcaaacaaacagcagatgGCGACTGCGTCAGCGTTACCGTGCTGCTGCAGCGTTACCGTGCTGCTGCAGCGTTACATTGCTGCTGCAGCGTTACATTGCTGCTGCAGCGTTAccgtgctgctgcagctcctccaggtaGTCTGCGTTTTGGGCCAGCTGGAAGATGAATGCGGCGCCGCGGATCTTCTCCTGGATGTCTTCGTACAGCAGCTCCACGTACTCGTCGATGCTGCCGATGCTTGCCTCCTcgtccagctgcagcagaggatAACAGGTTGACCCGGTTGCTGCAGAGGAACGGCGGCGGTCAGACGGGCGGCTCCTACCTCCACTCCGCTGTACGGCATGAAGTCCCGAGGCGAGATGTTCTTCTTCTCCTGGTTGTCTGTGGAAAAGATGGGTCAGCTGAGAGCAGGATCCAGACACAGCGAGCAGGAAGTGAGGCGGGTTTGGTACCGCTGCTCTGTTTCCGGTTCTGCAGGTAGAAGAGCAGCTGCTCCACCTCGGCCAGCTTGGACGGATGGATGAGCTGACATTCCTCCACCACCTTGTGGGCCAGAGAAGCCGTGTCCGTGTTGGCGTTCAGGCTCTTCAGACGGATCCTGGAACAAACGCTCCACTTATTAAAGCTATTAAAACTAGAGGAGAGATATTAATATCCGATATTATCTGTAATATGCCAATCTATTCAGTCTCATTCTATACTTTTTGCGACAtcattctttattatttattctacatTATATTCAGAAGTTTGAACCATTACAAAGAAAGACTGttagagtttatttttacttgtctgctgtttctgtcagtttcagtttctttattgtttcttttactgactgaacaaattaaagatgtttacatgtttgaccagcTGGTGAAACTGTTGGTGTGTTTCAGTGAGCCGTACTGGTGCACAGTTATCAGACATATTTGTAATTCAGTATGTTTAAGTTtcagttagaaaaaataaatgttttaagtaaattcatCTGTTTGTAACAGATCgtccgatactaaacctcagatatgaGTATCAGAAGTGAAATACGTGGATCGGTTCGTCCCAGGTTAAAACTGAATCCTTTCCTCACATCTTCTGACAGCTTTTTCGCTCTTCAACCATCGgttctcccagttctcccagtatGGTCGCCTCCACCTCGTACTGGACCACCAGAGCCTTCTCAGTGGGGTGGACGTCCAGAGAGCATCCTTTCACCCTCCTGCAGGCccagaaacacagaaagtggagaaaataaaatccaacacgTCTCAGATTTTAACTCCCAACTgccagtaaaaatattaaatatagaaatattatgCACCAACATATGTTCAATTAAATGAATGCCAATATTCAGCAAATACTCATgggttttattaaatgtttcattccTATTTCAttgattccatcaataaatttacgcaaaaattatatttttttaatttaatccaagTGTGAAAAAAAGCAAGAACTTTAATTTCAATTACTTTctatttgaatttaaacaaattaaatgtatgtaaactaaGACACAGATatgataaaccaaaaatattaaaaatatactttatataAAGGATGGAAATGATTTACAataaaggacaaaataaaaaagtcacattttaaaggGGTTTGGTTTGAGATAATCATAAAAGACTTAAAGAAACGTAATCTGCAAATTAAATtaggaaattattattattctcagATGCAGCAACAtagcaaaaagaacaaattaaaaatcagaaaggCAGGAAGAAACACAGCCAGATTACAcctgctgttgccatggtaacatgTTTCAGACAATGTCTCGCTTCTCACGGACCAAAACAAGCTTTTACAcgtaaaacaacaaataataatcatatttatttaaagagacatGTAACCGTGAAGCTTGAGATATAATCAGATCTCATTTAACTGCTGTGAGGCGGTACCCGAACCGAACCGAGCCGAGCCGAGCAGTAACGTCATGTTTCCGGTCTCACCGTTTCACGTAGCGCGGCTCTCCGGTCGGCGGGTTCTCCATGTCAGACATCAAGCTGCGGCGTCACGGAGGAGAAACTCTCACTAGTTTCACCTGGACGTGATGAGGAGCAGCGGGAGGACGCACACCGGGCGGATGTTGATTGTCGGCTCAGCCTGTTGCCAGGAAGGTTACCAACGGAAACAGAGCGAGCGGccgctgctgccccctgctggtgcgGCTGTTATAAACACCTCTTAACTCAGCGGTCAGAAacctaaaaacagaataaaaaaatggctcaGTGGTCATAAAATCTATAAAGTAGAGAAAATAACTTGATTAATTATAGTTTTTCACCGTTTCATGTAAGTTTCAGGGAAACTTATTTAGTGAGAGcaaagtgaaacatttctgcttgGCTGGAAATTGTTCTTCAGGACATTCAGCTGTAAGTTTTTATTCCTATGTAGCACAACAGGATGTACTGAATTTGGCTGTTGGAGCCCAAAACACCGTGtacaaaagaaagtacaccctcttTAAGAATACTTAAGAGACATGATGGAAATGATCTTGTCTCTACCAGgatagaaaattatttcaatttcatttcaataatataaaaacactCAACAGATCTCACCCCCCAGATGAACTTTGGCCTCTTCTTCTCTCTAAAGGTCAGGCTGAGGTTtagactttaactaggccatttcTCCAGTTtgagtcttttctttttcatgtgtTGTTGTGAAGCTGGGTCTCATTTTTGACTCTAGAAAACTTTGCTACAGAGAGGAGCTCAACAAGCCCGCATCATCAGCCCGACACCACCGTGCTTTACAGCTGGAAGGAGGCATCTGATGGTGAGTAATCTGTTAAGAGTTTCTGTAAACTGGAAACTGagatgaaataatttcatttcctGGTAAAGATCTGGTTTTTATTAGATTATAAAACTTTAGATTTGGCAGGGCGaaccaaaatttaaatttgatgtttCAAGGGCAGCGGGTGTGTCCATATTTCTCTCTAGgtcaaaaggaaaatattaaaaaaggaaaggatGCATATCTGCGCTACGTACTGCGTTCCTGTGGGGCCTTCTGGGTGGATGGACTGTTTAAGGAGCTGTGGGAAAGATTTATGAGCCTCAGGACAGTGGCAGGATGTCAGAGGAGAGCAGAAACTGACTCTGGATGATATTCTGTAAAACTGTTCCTCTTTTACACCGCAGTGCGTCTGCAGAGGTGGTGGATGGTCAGGAGGTCAACACCAGGCCCAACACAGCGGCTGACCTGAGGAAAGGTCAAAACGGGTCGGAGCCATGCTGTAGTTTCTGCTGCCCGACTTCTATTTTATGGATTCAGTAAACCAGCCACTGCTGAGAATatctgagaaaacaaactgaccGAACGCTTCCTCTGCAGACTGGAGTTCTTTAAAATCCTGAAACGTAAACCAGCCTCACGTCAGCATCAACTGAAAGTCTGAAATTGATTATTTAATGTCATAAAAGACAAAGATTGATCTACTGGTTCAGAGGAGACAAGTTGAGACTGAAATAATCAAACCGTCCAgaatggtggtggcagaatcatgctgtgggatgtTTCTCTGCTGGGTCGTACGTCGTTGGCTCTTGTTGCTAGGCAAAATCGTCAAGGTGTTTTCTCAGAGGTGGCGTCTCTGaccttaaaacataaaacatgtcctatcaaacaaaaataa comes from Gambusia affinis linkage group LG10, SWU_Gaff_1.0, whole genome shotgun sequence and encodes:
- the kifap3a gene encoding kinesin-associated protein 3a isoform X1 yields the protein MSDMENPPTGEPRYVKRRVKGCSLDVHPTEKALVVQYEVEATILGELGEPMVEERKSCQKMIRLKSLNANTDTASLAHKVVEECQLIHPSKLAEVEQLLFYLQNRKQSSDNQEKKNISPRDFMPYSGVELDEEASIGSIDEYVELLYEDIQEKIRGAAFIFQLAQNADYLEELQQHEVVLGALARVLREDWKQSVDLATTIVSVFFCFSSFSQFHSLVTHFKIGALCMNIVEHELKRFELWKDELQKKKKAADEFPDNQSLRKDHDKSLRKYQSLLAKQEQLLKVSLYLLLNLAEDTRTELKMRNKNIVQMLVKLLERDDQELLLVAVSFLKKLSIFLENKNDMAEAAAVEKLARLVPCDHQELQSATCRLLLNLSFDTALRGQMVRAGLVPRLSSLLADEAQRQLAMCVLYHISMDDRFKSVFAHTDCIPQLMKMMLGGEEQLDVELVSLCINLAANRSNAQLFCEGNGLKLLMGRALKLKDVLVMKMIRNLSQHGGDTKNLFLDHVGDLAAQIGEDEAEEFVIECLGTLANLTIPDLDWELVLREYDLVPYLKRRLKPGSAEDDLILEVVVLIGTVSMDDSCAAMLAKSGIIPALIDLLNAQQEDDEFVCQILYVFYQMAFHKATRDVIIKDTQAPAYFVDLMHDGNAAIRRVCDNTLDIIAEYDEEWAKKIQTAKFCYYNSQWLEMVENRLLDEPFLYGDDGESFSGNRDVLERPDLFYAADGILSGDGSISPSFYADIQSSGEAGNLSSSLDQFVPSAPVPADRPVSNRSFRPDERFFYSCTANASR
- the kifap3a gene encoding kinesin-associated protein 3a isoform X2, translating into MSDMENPPTGEPRYVKRRVKGCSLDVHPTEKALVVQYEVEATILGELGEPMVEERKSCQKMIRLKSLNANTDTASLAHKVVEECQLIHPSKLAEVEQLLFYLQNRKQSSDNQEKKNISPRDFMPYSGVELDEEASIGSIDEYVELLYEDIQEKIRGAAFIFQLAQNADYLEELQQHEVVLGALARVLREDWKQSVDLATTIVSVFFCFSSFSQFHSLVTHFKIGALCMNIVEHELKRFELWKDELQKKKKAADEFPDNQSLRKDHDKSLRKYQSLLAKQEQLLKVSLYLLLNLAEDTRTELKMRNKNIVQMLVKLLERDDQELLLVAVSFLKKLSIFLENKNDMAEAAAVEKLARLVPCDHQELQSATCRLLLNLSFDTALRGQMVRAGLVPRLSSLLADEAQRQLAMCVLYHISMDDRFKSVFAHTDCIPQLMKMMLGGEEQLDVELVSLCINLAANRSNAQLFCEGNGLKLLMGRALKLKDVLVMKMIRNLSQHGGDTKNLFLDHVGDLAAQIGEDEAEEFVIECLGTLANLTIPDLDWELVLREYDLVPYLKRRLKPGSAEDDLILEVVVLIGTVSMDDSCAAMLAKSGIIPALIDLLNAQQEDDEFVCQILYVFYQMAFHKATRDVIIKDTQAPAYFVDLMHDGNAAIRRVCDNTLDIIAEYDEEWAKKIQTAKFCYYNSQWLEMVENRLLDEPFLYGDDGESFSGNRDVLERPDLFYAADGILSGDGSISPSFYADIQSSGEAGNLSSLDQFVPSAPVPADRPVSNRSFRPDERFFYSCTANASR